One segment of Porticoccus hydrocarbonoclasticus MCTG13d DNA contains the following:
- the rsmH gene encoding 16S rRNA (cytosine(1402)-N(4))-methyltransferase RsmH, with product MSAQVEHTTVLLDEAVSALVTDPDGFYVDGTFGRGGHATRILAALSARGRLMGIDKDPVACKVASEKFAQDKRFQIVRGSFAQLAEMVSVQHRLGEVQGVLLDLGVSSPQLDDASRGFSFLRDGPLDMRMDPESGISAADWLATAEEQEITRVLRDYGEERFARRMARAIIAARNEQPITRTARLASIVAEANPSWEKGKHPATRAFQGIRIFINRELEDLELALASILDVLAVGGRLVVISFHSLEDRIVKRFIREKERGKPLPKGLPIMEKDIVRRMRSVGKASKPGSAEVAANLRSRSAVMRVAEKLS from the coding sequence ATGTCGGCACAGGTCGAACACACGACCGTTCTGCTGGACGAGGCAGTTTCTGCCCTTGTCACCGACCCCGACGGTTTTTACGTGGACGGCACTTTCGGCCGGGGCGGGCACGCGACCAGAATTCTCGCTGCGCTGAGTGCGCGGGGTCGGCTGATGGGAATCGACAAAGACCCGGTGGCCTGTAAGGTTGCCAGCGAAAAATTTGCCCAAGACAAACGCTTTCAGATAGTTCGTGGCTCCTTTGCGCAGTTGGCTGAAATGGTCTCGGTCCAGCATAGGTTAGGCGAAGTTCAAGGGGTGCTACTGGATCTGGGTGTTTCCTCTCCCCAGCTGGATGATGCATCGCGGGGGTTCAGTTTTCTTCGCGATGGGCCTCTGGATATGCGCATGGATCCGGAATCCGGTATCAGTGCGGCCGACTGGCTGGCAACCGCAGAAGAGCAGGAGATCACACGGGTGCTGCGCGACTACGGCGAAGAGCGCTTTGCCCGGCGTATGGCGAGGGCCATTATTGCCGCCCGCAACGAGCAACCAATTACCCGCACTGCGAGGTTGGCCTCGATTGTCGCTGAAGCCAATCCCTCCTGGGAAAAGGGCAAACACCCCGCGACCCGGGCTTTTCAGGGCATCCGAATTTTTATTAACCGCGAGCTGGAAGATCTTGAGCTCGCGTTGGCATCAATTCTGGACGTGCTCGCAGTTGGTGGGCGGCTGGTAGTTATCAGTTTTCACTCGCTGGAAGATCGGATCGTTAAGCGGTTTATCCGGGAGAAAGAACGCGGCAAGCCGCTGCCAAAAGGACTGCCCATCATGGAGAAAGATATTGTTCGGCGGATGCGCTCTGTGGGCAAGGCAAGTAAACCCGGTTCGGCTGAAGTGGCCGCTAACCTGCGTTCCAGAAGTGCCGTGATGCGTGTTGCGGAGAAACTGTCGTGA